In Natronogracilivirga saccharolytica, the following are encoded in one genomic region:
- the lptC gene encoding LPS export ABC transporter periplasmic protein LptC: MTTNYRHIVPVLLISVLAGWAAGCTDLSDYDRERMEDAISDSLLSVTESRTINMDLIEDGHRIVSVHSPYALTFTRDGETETELQDSVHVTVLDTLGGVKTTVVSKSARYLGRKSEFHFKDDVVVETDEGRRLFTDYLEWSQRDQTIHSPDFVIIVTRSDSITGYGLDGTDDLQDYRLSEVTGEFELESSPASASDSDADSDSESAYETD; this comes from the coding sequence GTGACTACCAATTACAGACATATTGTGCCGGTTCTGCTTATTTCCGTGCTGGCAGGATGGGCGGCCGGGTGTACCGATCTTTCCGATTATGACCGTGAACGGATGGAAGATGCCATCTCAGACTCGCTGTTGTCTGTTACCGAATCACGTACGATCAACATGGATCTGATTGAAGACGGACACCGGATAGTATCGGTACACTCCCCCTATGCGCTTACATTCACACGTGACGGCGAAACCGAGACCGAACTGCAGGATTCTGTCCACGTAACCGTCCTGGATACACTTGGGGGCGTGAAAACTACCGTTGTCAGCAAATCGGCACGATATCTCGGAAGAAAATCCGAATTTCATTTCAAAGATGATGTTGTTGTTGAAACTGACGAAGGGAGGCGGCTTTTCACCGATTACCTGGAATGGTCTCAGCGCGATCAGACGATCCACAGTCCCGATTTTGTAATCATTGTGACCCGGTCAGACAGCATAACCGGATACGGACTGGACGGCACCGATGACCTGCAGGATTACCGGCTTTCAGAAGTCACCGGTGAATTTGAACTGGAATCCAGCCCTGCCTCTGCCTCTGACTCTGATGCCGATTCCGATTCCGAATCTGCCTATGAAACTGACTGA